One stretch of Cloacibacillus sp. DNA includes these proteins:
- a CDS encoding PLP-dependent aminotransferase family protein yields the protein MAEPFSFKYQLSTMAKERLDPSEIGVMIKLSIEHKAISLTAGEPSADIYPVEELKRAFNTIFEDPSLLAYAKEDFGLTELREWITERMRADGMIPDWVTSRNILLTNGAGEAIELVAETLIDPGCTVLVEAPTFTETLLTFRKQGANCVGVPADDDGIIPEAFEKLLRSRSVRFLYTIPNFQNPSGRTSPLARRKEILAIAAKYDIPIFEDDPYHYLSYDEEAPATYLSLAGDDRRVLHSNSFSKLVAPGMRCGWLVVPDAIIPHLNAFRISAGLTRPAILQLGLYNYLSSVDFSERVGFLRDTYRVRRDGMVKAIEKHLKPLGIKTNYPKGGFFLWGEAKGIGDMTAFARFAVEKKKVGIIPGSAFYTVDEAKNGRDAFRISFAKVDPQTAEEGIKRLAEAFKEYR from the coding sequence ATGGCGGAACCCTTTTCATTTAAATACCAACTAAGCACCATGGCGAAAGAGAGACTTGACCCGTCGGAGATAGGCGTCATGATAAAGCTCAGCATCGAGCATAAAGCCATTTCGCTCACGGCCGGCGAACCGTCGGCGGACATATATCCCGTCGAAGAGCTGAAAAGGGCCTTCAACACGATTTTTGAAGACCCCTCGCTGCTCGCCTACGCGAAGGAGGATTTCGGCCTCACGGAGCTACGGGAGTGGATAACGGAGCGTATGCGGGCCGACGGCATGATCCCCGACTGGGTGACGAGCAGGAATATCCTGCTGACCAACGGCGCGGGCGAGGCGATAGAGCTCGTCGCGGAGACGCTCATTGACCCTGGCTGCACCGTACTCGTCGAGGCTCCTACCTTCACCGAAACGCTGCTCACCTTCCGCAAACAGGGCGCTAACTGCGTCGGCGTGCCCGCCGACGACGACGGCATCATCCCCGAAGCGTTTGAAAAGCTCCTGCGGTCGCGCAGCGTCCGCTTCCTTTATACGATACCGAACTTTCAGAATCCGAGCGGACGCACCTCGCCGCTGGCGCGCCGCAAAGAGATACTGGCCATCGCCGCCAAATACGACATCCCGATATTTGAGGACGACCCATACCACTATCTGAGCTACGACGAAGAGGCTCCCGCGACATACCTCAGCCTTGCCGGCGACGACCGCCGCGTGCTGCACAGCAACAGCTTTTCCAAGCTCGTCGCTCCCGGGATGCGCTGCGGCTGGCTGGTGGTGCCCGACGCGATAATCCCGCACCTCAACGCCTTCCGCATCAGCGCCGGCCTTACGCGCCCCGCGATACTCCAGCTCGGCCTTTACAATTACCTGAGTTCGGTCGATTTCAGCGAGCGCGTCGGCTTCCTGCGCGACACCTACAGGGTGCGCCGCGACGGTATGGTGAAGGCGATAGAGAAGCACCTCAAACCGCTCGGAATAAAGACGAACTATCCGAAGGGCGGCTTCTTCCTCTGGGGAGAGGCGAAGGGGATCGGGGACATGACCGCCTTCGCGCGCTTTGCCGTGGAAAAGAAGAAGGTCGGCATCATCCCGGGAAGCGCCTTCTACACCGTCGACGAAGCAAAGAACGGCCGCGACGCCTTCCGCATCTCCTTCGCGAAGGTAGACCCGCAGACGGCGGAAGAGGGCATAAAGAGGCTCGCGGAGGCCTTCAAGGAGTACCGCTAG